A single window of Nocardia sp. NBC_01327 DNA harbors:
- a CDS encoding 1-acyl-sn-glycerol-3-phosphate acyltransferase: MTPLLPRLATVVIGGILLIVGAPFLVIARMVVLAPGIPNAVRNRARLLLLGAAFLIVYELAGSSGVEGQRFGRQGGCDRLAALNRRFYGWGFAVAGIRLVCAPPPRIAVDRPVIVLARHAGAFNSALMAHLIASELGRDTYTIAKRCAAITPGLRDAYTASGVVFCRFDAEGKTLALQQLRSQAVGALPTDALLLFPEGTNYSVKRWHQAITTLRADGRHTHAEQAEQCPHVMPIHPAGAWMLASSAPTADVVVLAQTGLEDLAAEGLGYPPRGCGTVDVGWWHIPADQVPRERDAFSAWLRDQWREVDAWIATTRQPETMKQALPLPHPTPAIPT, from the coding sequence ATGACTCCGCTACTACCGCGTCTGGCGACAGTCGTCATCGGCGGAATCCTGTTGATCGTCGGCGCGCCTTTCCTGGTGATCGCCCGAATGGTCGTCCTGGCGCCGGGAATCCCGAATGCGGTACGCAACAGAGCTCGCCTGTTGTTACTCGGGGCGGCGTTCTTGATCGTGTACGAGCTCGCGGGTAGTTCGGGGGTCGAGGGCCAGCGATTCGGGCGGCAGGGCGGCTGTGACCGCCTCGCGGCCCTGAACCGGCGGTTCTACGGTTGGGGGTTCGCGGTGGCCGGGATCCGACTGGTCTGCGCTCCGCCGCCGCGCATCGCGGTCGATCGGCCGGTGATCGTGCTGGCCCGGCACGCCGGGGCCTTCAACAGCGCCCTGATGGCGCACCTCATCGCCAGCGAGTTGGGCCGGGACACCTACACGATCGCCAAGCGGTGCGCGGCGATCACACCGGGCCTGCGGGATGCGTACACCGCGTCGGGGGTGGTGTTCTGCCGGTTCGATGCCGAGGGGAAAACCCTGGCGCTGCAACAACTTCGATCTCAAGCAGTCGGCGCGCTGCCCACCGACGCACTGCTGCTGTTCCCGGAGGGCACGAATTATTCGGTGAAGCGGTGGCATCAGGCCATAACGACATTGCGAGCCGACGGGCGGCACACCCACGCCGAACAGGCCGAACAATGCCCGCATGTGATGCCGATTCATCCGGCCGGAGCCTGGATGCTCGCCTCCAGCGCCCCGACCGCCGACGTGGTCGTACTGGCGCAGACCGGGCTCGAGGATCTGGCCGCCGAGGGGCTGGGATATCCGCCACGCGGGTGCGGCACGGTGGATGTCGGATGGTGGCACATCCCCGCCGATCAGGTGCCGCGCGAGCGTGACGCCTTCAGCGCATGGCTGCGCGACCAGTGGCGGGAGGTCGATGCGTGGATCGCGACAACCCGGCAGCCGGAAACGATGAAACAGGCTCTGCCGCTACCACATCCGACACCGGCGATTCCGACATAG
- a CDS encoding lipase family protein — MITAGNSLQDNALQDSALQDAALQDAVSHPAGTLVRSEDLPTSFWPGHTAAGYRVWYQGVGYDGSGRIVSGSVFVPVGVSPQGGWPVVSYAHGTTGLSDRTAPSIAGLSRPESRHVAMWLEAGYLVTVTDYEGLASPGPHPYFNGEAAADDVVDIVRAAHQLGHPLSPRWVAVGFSQGGHAALFTGLMATKYAPELDFRGTVALAPPVELPLIISLQTTEDTAAVTLFLPYLLAGLRTTRGLATQDFMTGLGQRLLELAEHAPVRDIHYAVAVLTNQDIGTTGLSGRPGVEDMLSACRVPSARFDRPVMLAAGTADDVLPMEAVTRFADAIRSAGTDIQLTTCAGADHTGMLSAAPEMLDWVGALMTATTSADASESGSARSGFGLLDITGDGYLMADDYEAFGLRLVQAFGEAVGSPKATAVRAGYRALWRSMAARADADGDGRITPSEFQGWLETHWDNEEFDRSITPLAQSVIDLADTDRNGVLDRDELIALLIGCEHSPAEATILFDRLDIDNSGTITTDELITAIRQFCLDPTPDKPGAWLFGRF; from the coding sequence ATGATCACAGCGGGCAATTCGTTGCAGGACAATGCATTGCAGGATTCCGCATTACAAGATGCCGCATTGCAGGACGCTGTATCGCATCCAGCGGGGACCCTGGTTCGCAGCGAAGACCTCCCGACGTCGTTCTGGCCCGGCCATACCGCGGCGGGCTATCGCGTCTGGTACCAGGGAGTCGGCTACGACGGTTCGGGCCGGATCGTCTCCGGATCGGTGTTCGTACCCGTGGGCGTCTCACCTCAGGGCGGCTGGCCTGTGGTCAGCTATGCACACGGGACGACCGGGCTGTCCGACCGAACCGCTCCGTCCATCGCCGGATTGTCGCGACCGGAGAGCCGACACGTGGCCATGTGGCTCGAAGCCGGATACCTGGTGACCGTCACCGACTACGAGGGCCTGGCCTCCCCCGGCCCGCATCCGTATTTCAACGGTGAGGCCGCCGCCGACGATGTTGTCGATATCGTTCGGGCCGCCCACCAACTCGGTCATCCGCTCAGTCCGCGCTGGGTAGCGGTCGGCTTCTCCCAGGGTGGCCATGCCGCGCTCTTCACCGGGCTGATGGCCACGAAATACGCTCCAGAGCTTGACTTTCGAGGCACGGTCGCGCTGGCTCCGCCAGTGGAACTCCCGTTGATCATCAGCCTGCAGACCACCGAGGACACCGCCGCGGTCACGCTCTTTCTGCCCTACCTGCTGGCCGGGCTGCGAACCACCCGAGGTCTGGCCACTCAGGATTTCATGACCGGCCTGGGCCAGCGACTGCTCGAACTCGCCGAGCACGCACCGGTCCGCGATATCCACTATGCGGTCGCGGTATTGACCAACCAGGACATCGGCACCACCGGTCTGAGCGGGCGGCCCGGCGTCGAGGACATGCTGAGCGCCTGCCGGGTCCCGTCGGCCCGATTTGATCGACCGGTGATGCTGGCCGCCGGGACCGCCGATGACGTGCTGCCGATGGAGGCTGTCACGCGATTCGCCGACGCGATACGCAGTGCGGGAACGGATATCCAGCTGACGACCTGCGCGGGAGCCGACCATACGGGCATGCTGTCCGCAGCACCGGAAATGCTCGACTGGGTCGGCGCGCTCATGACGGCCACCACGTCTGCGGATGCGTCCGAATCAGGCAGTGCCCGAAGCGGATTCGGGTTACTGGATATCACCGGCGATGGTTACCTGATGGCCGATGACTACGAGGCATTCGGGTTGCGGTTGGTGCAGGCCTTCGGCGAAGCCGTGGGCTCGCCCAAGGCGACCGCCGTACGTGCGGGATACCGCGCCCTCTGGCGCTCGATGGCGGCCAGGGCGGACGCCGACGGGGACGGGCGCATCACCCCGTCCGAGTTCCAGGGCTGGCTCGAAACCCATTGGGATAACGAAGAATTCGATCGAAGCATTACCCCGCTGGCCCAATCCGTCATCGACCTGGCCGATACCGACCGCAACGGCGTACTGGATCGCGACGAACTGATCGCCCTGCTCATCGGCTGCGAACACTCCCCCGCCGAAGCCACGATCCTCTTCGACCGCCTGGACATCGACAACTCCGGCACGATCACCACCGATGAACTCATCACAGCCATCCGCCAGTTCTGCCTGGACCCCACCCCCGACAAACCAGGCGCATGGCTCTTCGGCCGCTTCTGA
- a CDS encoding nuclear transport factor 2 family protein, protein MEDLRDAERRLQAAQVAGDVAALEGLLDDRLIFTFGAGVYTKADDLEMHRTGAQVVTRMAEEELTVLVDGCAGVTWFLGSVEGTVGGAPFAARMRYTRTWLHDDTHGWRIIAAHAGTAD, encoded by the coding sequence GTGGAGGACCTACGGGATGCGGAGCGGCGGTTGCAGGCGGCGCAGGTTGCCGGGGATGTTGCGGCGCTGGAGGGGCTGCTGGATGATCGGCTGATTTTCACCTTCGGGGCGGGTGTCTATACGAAGGCCGACGATCTCGAGATGCATCGCACCGGGGCGCAGGTGGTGACGAGGATGGCGGAGGAGGAGTTGACTGTCCTCGTTGACGGATGTGCCGGTGTCACTTGGTTTCTCGGATCGGTCGAGGGGACGGTCGGTGGGGCTCCGTTCGCCGCCAGGATGCGCTATACCCGCACGTGGCTGCACGATGACACGCACGGGTGGCGGATTATTGCCGCGCATGCGGGTACGGCCGATTGA
- a CDS encoding patatin-like phospholipase family protein has product MADPDTTADPSANAPHTAFVLGGGGMLGGYQVGMLRALLEQGITPDFVVGTSVGSIQGAILAADRTVNAIESLTSFWHDALTKKVMGVPLRSVLTNLVRLRPALATQDALREVLERHVGSNTRIEDLAVPFQCAAASIERSTARYFDYGPLVPALLASSCIPGLWPPLRIGAEHYIDGGVVETVPFTRAVSFGAKEIYVLRLRQRELPLKAPRLPWQLGQTVFEVSRRHRLGQVINLRPPGVTVHLLPTGEDLLEPPDTGLYTTVQQQLEVFDRRVTAGYQSTLDYLNATDERKTATIRSRTREHTSPRHQLQDRDGRRISLSRPTSALVRAKLARFFDLFDIDGDQRVTGAEYTLAADRICLAFGCPIDSTTGGRLHAAFAEFWAGLCREAGFDISAELERDQYVDALARLTTDPAGYDANVLPAIAAILAAADQDRDAVLNVDELRSLLTALRVDTADIHAVSLRLDTNNDGVLSIDELDEAFCDYFTSEEPGAPGNLLFGAAQ; this is encoded by the coding sequence ATGGCAGACCCGGACACCACAGCAGACCCGAGTGCGAACGCGCCACACACCGCCTTCGTGCTCGGTGGCGGCGGCATGCTGGGCGGCTACCAGGTCGGGATGTTGCGTGCGCTCTTGGAGCAGGGCATCACCCCGGACTTCGTCGTCGGCACCTCGGTCGGGTCGATTCAAGGCGCGATCCTCGCCGCGGACCGCACCGTGAACGCCATCGAATCCCTGACCTCGTTCTGGCACGACGCGCTCACGAAGAAGGTCATGGGCGTCCCGCTGCGCTCGGTGCTGACGAACCTGGTCCGGCTGCGGCCCGCACTGGCCACCCAGGACGCGCTGCGAGAAGTACTCGAGCGGCACGTCGGTTCGAACACCCGCATCGAGGACCTCGCGGTGCCGTTCCAATGCGCGGCCGCCTCGATCGAACGTTCCACCGCACGCTATTTCGACTACGGCCCGCTGGTGCCGGCGCTTCTGGCCTCGAGCTGCATCCCCGGATTGTGGCCGCCATTGCGCATCGGGGCCGAGCACTACATCGACGGCGGCGTGGTGGAGACCGTCCCGTTCACCCGGGCGGTTTCCTTCGGGGCGAAGGAGATCTACGTGCTGCGACTGCGACAGCGCGAGCTGCCGTTGAAAGCGCCACGCCTGCCTTGGCAATTGGGGCAGACGGTGTTCGAGGTCTCGCGGCGGCACCGCCTCGGGCAGGTCATCAATCTGCGGCCGCCGGGGGTGACGGTCCATCTGCTGCCGACCGGTGAGGATCTGCTCGAACCACCGGATACCGGTCTGTACACCACGGTCCAGCAGCAGCTGGAAGTCTTCGACCGGCGGGTCACGGCCGGCTATCAGAGCACCCTGGACTATCTGAACGCCACCGACGAGCGCAAGACCGCGACCATCAGGTCCCGGACCAGGGAGCACACCTCGCCGCGCCACCAACTCCAGGATCGGGATGGTCGCCGAATCTCCTTGTCCCGCCCCACATCCGCGCTCGTCCGGGCCAAACTCGCCAGGTTCTTCGACCTCTTCGATATCGACGGCGACCAGCGCGTCACCGGCGCCGAATACACCCTGGCGGCGGATCGGATCTGCCTCGCGTTCGGCTGCCCGATCGACAGCACCACGGGGGGACGGTTGCACGCGGCGTTCGCCGAATTCTGGGCCGGATTGTGCCGCGAAGCGGGCTTCGACATATCCGCCGAGCTCGAGCGCGACCAGTACGTCGACGCACTCGCCCGGCTCACCACCGACCCTGCCGGATACGACGCGAATGTGCTCCCCGCGATCGCCGCGATCCTGGCCGCCGCCGACCAGGATCGCGATGCGGTGCTGAATGTGGACGAATTGCGTTCGCTGCTCACCGCCCTGCGCGTCGACACCGCCGATATCCACGCCGTCTCACTGCGGCTGGATACCAACAATGACGGTGTGCTGAGCATCGACGAACTCGACGAGGCGTTCTGCGACTACTTCACCAGCGAGGAACCCGGCGCACCGGGAAACCTGCTGTTCGGCGCCGCGCAGTAG
- a CDS encoding ABC transporter ATP-binding protein/permease, translating into MDASRDWSDELVASAQWLLITVVIAGVVFLLVAAVLLRITKWGRHFRAVAGAYFTGAEAWRTLPFAGVLLLSAVLSVRVKVLLSYQGNDMFSALQGSAAAIGNGDGGALDSAEHAFWHSLIIFGVLAVIEVVRTQLDFYLGQIFEIGWREWLTERMTGAWIDDQAYYRGRFIAAPIDNPDQRIQQDVGDMIAGARSLSLGAITAVVSVVSFTRILWDLSGPLSVAGVEIPRAMVFLVFAYVLVASSVAFWIGRPLIQLGFDYQAATANFRYALVRLRDNAERIAFYRGEATERRGLRARFAEVLRIYRRLVVFTTRFIGWNQAATEAAWVLPWLLQAPKFFAGTLTLGDVQQTGAAFGQIQGSLSFFRNSYSSFAAFRATLLRLEGLLEANERSRELPKIGVRALDRSVELSTVNVYRPDGMILVEDLNLRLRAGDAVVVTGLSGTGKTTLLRALAEMWPYTSGVVGRPSSPGTLFISQLPYLPLGDLRAAITYPAAPASATDAALSAALTKVQLGHLATRLDEEADWAAILSTGEQQRLAFARILLIRPAAAFLDEATSAVDEGLEFALYSLIRAELPDLILISTAHRRTVDRHHTARLELVTGGGWSYLPNPEGLP; encoded by the coding sequence GTGGATGCGTCGCGCGACTGGAGCGACGAGTTGGTCGCTTCGGCGCAGTGGTTGCTGATCACGGTGGTGATCGCGGGGGTTGTGTTCCTGTTGGTTGCGGCGGTACTGCTGCGGATTACCAAGTGGGGCAGGCACTTCCGTGCGGTCGCCGGTGCGTATTTCACCGGCGCGGAAGCGTGGCGCACCCTGCCGTTCGCCGGGGTGCTGTTGTTGAGCGCGGTGTTGTCGGTCCGGGTGAAGGTGCTGCTGTCCTATCAGGGCAATGACATGTTCTCGGCGCTGCAGGGCTCGGCCGCGGCGATCGGAAACGGTGACGGCGGTGCGCTCGACAGCGCGGAACACGCGTTCTGGCATTCGCTGATCATCTTCGGCGTGCTCGCGGTGATCGAGGTGGTGCGCACCCAGCTGGACTTCTATCTCGGTCAGATATTCGAGATCGGCTGGCGTGAGTGGCTGACCGAGCGCATGACCGGGGCGTGGATCGATGATCAGGCCTACTACCGGGGCCGATTCATCGCCGCGCCGATCGACAACCCGGATCAGCGCATCCAGCAGGATGTCGGCGACATGATCGCGGGTGCGCGGTCCCTGTCGCTGGGAGCGATCACCGCGGTGGTGTCGGTCGTCTCCTTCACCCGGATTCTCTGGGATCTGTCGGGGCCGCTGAGTGTCGCCGGCGTCGAGATCCCCAGGGCGATGGTCTTTCTGGTCTTCGCCTACGTACTGGTGGCGAGTTCGGTCGCGTTCTGGATCGGCCGCCCCCTGATTCAGCTCGGCTTCGACTATCAGGCCGCGACGGCCAACTTCCGCTATGCCCTGGTCCGGTTGCGTGACAATGCCGAGCGGATCGCGTTCTACCGCGGCGAGGCCACCGAAAGGCGCGGCCTGCGTGCGCGATTCGCGGAGGTGCTGCGCATCTACCGCCGCCTGGTGGTGTTCACCACACGGTTCATCGGCTGGAATCAGGCGGCCACCGAGGCGGCGTGGGTACTGCCGTGGCTGTTGCAGGCGCCGAAGTTCTTCGCGGGCACGCTGACTCTCGGCGATGTCCAGCAGACGGGTGCGGCATTCGGGCAGATCCAGGGCTCACTGTCGTTCTTCCGCAATAGCTACAGCAGCTTCGCGGCGTTCCGTGCGACGCTGCTGCGCCTCGAGGGTCTGCTCGAGGCGAACGAGAGATCCCGCGAGCTGCCCAAGATCGGGGTGCGCGCCCTGGATCGTTCGGTGGAACTGAGCACGGTGAATGTCTATCGGCCGGACGGGATGATTCTGGTCGAGGATTTGAATCTGCGGTTGCGTGCCGGTGACGCGGTGGTCGTCACGGGACTCTCCGGGACCGGTAAGACGACCCTGCTGCGCGCGCTCGCCGAAATGTGGCCCTACACAAGCGGTGTCGTCGGCAGACCGTCGTCTCCCGGCACCCTGTTCATCTCGCAACTGCCGTACCTGCCGCTCGGCGATCTGCGCGCGGCCATCACCTATCCCGCCGCACCCGCCAGCGCGACAGATGCCGCATTGTCCGCCGCCCTGACCAAGGTGCAACTCGGTCATCTGGCGACTCGGCTGGACGAGGAAGCCGACTGGGCGGCCATTCTGTCGACCGGGGAGCAACAGCGTTTGGCGTTCGCGCGAATCCTTCTGATCCGGCCGGCGGCGGCGTTCCTGGACGAGGCGACCTCCGCCGTGGACGAGGGCCTGGAATTCGCGCTCTACAGCCTGATCCGCGCCGAACTGCCCGACCTCATCCTGATCAGCACCGCGCACCGCCGCACGGTCGACCGGCACCACACCGCCCGCCTGGAACTCGTGACCGGTGGTGGATGGTCGTACCTGCCGAACCCTGAAGGGCTGCCATGA
- a CDS encoding alpha/beta fold hydrolase, protein MQVERAGTAGSALILLPGSMCGPWEWRSTIEALRRDHTVYAVAFPGFDDAPAPADTSDLIGRYTDEVVALISAQHLNKPIVIGHSIGGTIALHLAATHPDLLAAVVAVDGLPVFPGTEDIPAQQRTQSADAIAATTRTAQTPDAKLVFARNYMRSTGVIDPALADRYAPMMARSDFTTAAAYLREDLLIDNRAELAAATIPIWEIAPYYAPSDRPDSTAEDKVSYYRELLRAAPHVTVVPMQPSKHFVMLDQPGVFADTLHRILADLPA, encoded by the coding sequence ATGCAGGTGGAGCGGGCCGGAACCGCGGGGTCTGCTCTCATCCTGCTTCCTGGCTCGATGTGCGGGCCATGGGAGTGGCGCAGCACCATCGAGGCACTGCGCCGCGATCACACCGTCTACGCGGTTGCCTTCCCCGGTTTCGACGACGCACCTGCTCCCGCTGATACTTCCGACCTGATCGGGAGATACACCGACGAGGTCGTGGCATTGATCTCGGCTCAGCACCTGAACAAGCCGATCGTCATCGGCCACAGCATCGGCGGCACCATAGCGCTCCATCTCGCCGCCACTCACCCGGATCTGCTCGCCGCCGTGGTCGCGGTCGATGGACTGCCGGTGTTCCCAGGTACCGAAGACATCCCCGCACAGCAGCGAACTCAGAGCGCCGACGCCATCGCCGCGACTACGCGAACGGCACAAACCCCTGACGCGAAGCTCGTATTCGCGCGGAACTACATGCGCAGCACCGGAGTCATCGATCCGGCACTCGCCGATCGATACGCTCCGATGATGGCACGCAGCGACTTCACCACGGCCGCCGCATATCTGCGCGAGGACCTGCTCATCGACAACCGAGCCGAATTGGCCGCGGCAACCATCCCGATCTGGGAAATCGCCCCGTACTACGCCCCGTCCGACCGCCCGGACAGCACCGCCGAGGACAAGGTTTCCTACTACAGGGAACTGCTCCGTGCCGCACCCCACGTCACTGTCGTGCCGATGCAACCGTCCAAGCATTTCGTAATGCTGGATCAGCCCGGCGTCTTCGCCGACACCCTCCACAGGATCCTCGCCGACCTTCCCGCCTAA
- a CDS encoding bestrophin-like domain, which yields MSWASIAMLVPVVTVGGGVMLMRHSLRHGAPAEHNEVAGMVFQTVGALYAVLLAFVVVNEWNSLQEARTNTFTEANELGALYWNTRALPPEAGRDLEATTKQYARVVIDEEWPGLGRGEYSPEATTLVYRMREQINALPTDTPQTQSIYEHSLSTINDLASARRERLSQSGHNVPTVLWLGLALGAAVTVGFTFVFGLPKFWTHLLLGSSLAVLVVLVMALIQMLDQPFGGGIAVGPEAFEIFLRGLPPQR from the coding sequence ATGTCGTGGGCGTCGATTGCGATGCTGGTACCGGTAGTGACCGTAGGCGGCGGCGTCATGCTCATGCGGCATTCTTTGCGGCATGGTGCGCCGGCCGAGCACAACGAGGTCGCGGGAATGGTTTTCCAGACGGTCGGTGCGCTGTATGCGGTGCTGCTGGCTTTTGTGGTGGTCAACGAGTGGAATTCATTGCAGGAGGCCAGGACCAATACATTCACCGAGGCGAATGAACTCGGTGCGCTGTACTGGAATACCCGGGCATTGCCGCCGGAGGCCGGACGCGATCTGGAAGCGACCACCAAGCAGTACGCGCGAGTGGTCATCGATGAGGAATGGCCCGGGCTCGGTCGCGGCGAATACAGTCCCGAAGCCACCACGCTGGTGTATCGCATGCGCGAGCAGATCAATGCCCTGCCGACCGATACCCCGCAGACACAGTCGATCTACGAGCATTCACTCTCGACAATCAATGACCTCGCCTCGGCGCGGCGCGAACGACTCAGTCAGAGTGGCCACAATGTGCCGACCGTGCTGTGGCTGGGACTGGCTCTGGGTGCGGCGGTGACCGTCGGATTCACCTTTGTATTCGGGCTGCCGAAATTCTGGACGCATCTGTTGCTCGGGAGTTCGCTGGCGGTGCTTGTCGTGCTGGTGATGGCACTGATCCAGATGCTCGATCAACCCTTCGGCGGCGGCATAGCGGTCGGGCCGGAGGCGTTCGAGATCTTCCTGCGCGGCCTGCCGCCACAGCGCTGA